The Synchiropus splendidus isolate RoL2022-P1 chromosome 1, RoL_Sspl_1.0, whole genome shotgun sequence genome includes a window with the following:
- the srcap gene encoding helicase SRCAP isoform X1 has protein sequence MENDAQDGLLTGDAAVSENVLVQEVATSPVDGRTQKSVCGLPTGKILSNSQSQQVQPGSGSAETVTQTTVTVEYKPGTPQDANTSPKSQTGLQQDREDGLQDVASLSTCDSSQQTVLLAQTVNTNQVGGADAVDSLESSKMFAQNQCCEAPKSPPTEILETTTEPETSPGVCSTEQAHCGSNTLADEEKNHSNVDGELEDQSVQSSNISVHPIFDTDHVMSLQAEQVDEAEASQHVHITQSPLIAGLVHSTDAQEIVVVQEGAHISGDWTNVHLKQSYLLQREDGTVCEAAIVNQLAPGDAKLYDGSVHAGLDLDSQSVEVYQFCSLVEEVAEETICGSSSVQVPQSPGYEVNLFNALLGNAEEYGVKVDLESTLDPSVQTFNENVILSQQISDQTQQDSNSAAVEQRLVVDPDSSHVCLVQVSESFTVDQTDLRAQIVVNSEGSGKAGVNKDHVPHTGSLEQAEAAGSSAVDTSDVADPASQGADQSQSVVCAMKQEAQHSVGSKDTLASSDALSDSVSVSTGTKLVPHSSVTVNQKLMPPSRGVPALEQSQSGTQRPIEADGNPSSQATSVSAVCDHATYDATAKSLFSPSLDKPPVLVQKVAGGPGTGEASKDHHLPTSLQPKLPDKKESQYMEALLPDEPPEQSDNEEEDDDDDEDYEVEMDQDETLEDAASGQVSSQDEDSDDEPDKSGTSTPGSSVQVRQWISERVKSSAIRPSSSASAISSTDWSTPIREKSSPLRGLHGKFISPSSHDQSTPQRPRGERHTDMAELAKHEAEIEHRTQALKREGFWSTKRLTRLPEPQRPKVQWDYLCEEMQWLSADFAQERRWKRGVARKVVRMVMRHHEELRQKEEKAKRDEHAKIRRVASSIAKEVRAFWSSVEKVVQYKQQSRLEEKRKKALDLQLDFIVGQTEKYSDLLSKSLAPTRPVEAAPGLGQTPTSGPAEEDDRDFEPLGEEEDDEETIEVEEQQEGNDAESRRKEIELLKEEGLLPLDQLISTLKLPQEADKEECSDGSSSSVEEDDEFTANEEDAEDEEDTIAAQEKVEGNVDHTEELGDLAREGDMSIEELLEKYKGAYTSDYEAPSPSASKETSDSEFSADEEEEETEDEESDEESNSATSESCDESAEEDQTDKEESEDDHGDEGMEVLLKEGDQSPPLSTSRPKKEISHIAATAESLQPKGYTLATTKVKTPIPYLLHGTLREYQHIGLDWLVTMFEKKLNGILADEMGLGKTIQTIAVLAHLACEKGNWGPHLIIVPTSVMLNWEMELKRWCPGFKILTYYGSQKERKLKRQGWTKPNAFHVCITSYKLVLQDHQAFRRKSWRYLILDEAQNIKNFKSQRWQSLLNFNSHRRLLLTGTPLQNSLMELWSLMHFLMPHVFQSHREFKEWFSNPLTGMIEGSQEYNEGLVKRLHKVLRPFLLRRIKADVEKQMPKKYEHVVRCRLSKRQRFLYDDFMAQASTRETLASGHFMSVINILMQLRKVCNHPNLFDPRPIQSPFITKPIVFHTASLVLDALDVPPLKRCDLSMFHLIGMEATVSRYQADVFVPRHKVERKLIQEIMEAPEPPPRPKPVRMKVNRMLQPPPKPDTRPVLLMNKPTCSVQPASQTPTPVSSEAPSTPTPVVQQVVCTVASTPPPPRPPSAPQTAVRSSFPKPVLTVRPPISPCVTGVPAHPSPNPSMPQRVLLSPDMQARLPSGEVVSIAQLASLAGRPVSSCQGSKPVTFQLQGNKLTLSGAQIHQVPVAPPRPVQGNVMHIVSSGGQHHLISQPAQLTVQTTNAHPATPSTPAPSRLPLSASQVPASVVSSPGVVKIVVRQSTGKEGGPVPSMAVAPSPRVAPQPSRPLHPNTTPVRHTATLQITPRTPGPATAHYTIAPPRVPSTTPNQPHAPRPILKVVQPPILSADQPAPTPPIPSSVSKSVPLSDSKSSQIPITSKSRPALKAPPPTPRKVPRLPPRSPFHMSWLENVHKQQHNSKLDLLARINMERCSASPIYGKEVLDFLTFLNGPCPSPAASKGEGDWMRSGHSSSLYSQWSHRQDFWCQSDAVRGAIHGIEERLELLTDIVDRFTFVIPPVEAPPISLHCCHPPPSLSHQQTIFSSMLTSQVSPLARSLHRIQCNTRTQFPDLRLIQYDCGKLQTLHTLLRKLKTGGHRVLIFTQMTRMLDVLEQFLNYHGHIYLRLDGSTRVEQRQALMERFNADRRIFCFILSTRSGGVGVNLTGADTVVFYDSDWNPTMDAQAQDRCHRIGQTRDVHIYRLISERTVEENILKKANQKRMLGDMAIEGGNFTTAFFKEQTIRELFDVNDSEKREAAVDLAVSNQDEEETTNKQNTTILEQALCRAEDEEDIVAASQAKAEQVAELAEFNENIPLDDGGDQEEVEELSKAEQEIAALVEQLTPIERYAMNFLEASLEDVCKEELKQAEEQVEAARKGLDQAKEEGLKVNAPSDEDEDDFASSASVEPSPPAPAHRGRKPKDKTVTSTRTSGRLRGASPEPEPQSLTPKEVPERQRVGLRGRGAARDAGSSTPSRSDPPKPSHTKSLKALSPVRDLTSVKTRTTQSPQASQVPSPPTASTMTGKPAVDPENKNDRGSREEEAQKETRVSESSLESSVDPVAKDRDTKDQSSVSLPSTSSRSPRKRQSADEEVLRGLVDDSPSAKVLRKLPGRLVTVVEEKEPKRRRRRGSGTAGGTSSEDAAAEDEINKSQSARVVKPPQEQDSTPSPPLQPVRTYPPYSPPHLSPDMPVLRNLPVRRRLETESRMAAQLAELQRGKGGAKKPEPASASDSNSLSTPPKRKRGRPVKSPSEPTIPVCRSPQPTPPSDKESPPLSPKRKRGRQPITSPEPGGVEVKSEKEAAKAAVQAVLPSSQAQSPDANSTNPNSSNAKSADLTTNDQSSVLVSDAVSEPRDAFVSSASTPTVTGEVTPVVSPSDSLKVPPEPNMAVSEPGIQLCSLTPESTDTPFGPDSPTLNSTVSTTPLSAPALSMPTLATLPSPPGAATKENNSQQSTSITPSTSDALKDPAASAPAPTTTLDANLTKPSVTSSPTPAGASVPQETSPPGLAPPTVPAPLEAPVQKAPSGNTPKSSANGLTLELSNSAVTAEESPVAMVTSMESMTGLKSSPPSSIKGECPAQEMMLKDHPCKSHPDQVTHSDAKVAEAKGSRRKERDSKEEESLSKRRKLECSSEAKDPEQSQMKAQEAPATEEPKSMVQRRSLSRQSSQESTRSSSPSSSCSNATLTRYAHHKRTYENRHPTKRRRADVTADSEAKEEERDEEEPASTHRSRSRSSSTDSSDCDGKKDPRLTRSANRRLQDQEKEKGSGRPGKKPAQCSRRTASNNTSTESGSDTPSVRNTRRSQDFKPQTNSAPPLAPEPEVRGKRCSALNAAAKLLAMKGRVDTPGHTPRKDSVKTSGSPPAVSTDPGQNAKLKSPPTSPQTNSVTVTNNKSAQHSKGSPPSQTSRSTARSTRQCPGSLVPPLELEHKRSKSEGKGRGSHKSPRSKESEGEARSSSRAHSACSSISSDGEGGERSSRSRSSSNSSSRRTRSISSQNTEHRESRSRATSSGSDRDRSSDRRRRDKKKQQHQKSRRSHKLEASSSAEGTPDRVLRSVAALAAVQARSPAASTRSSAGQHRHTKT, from the exons ATGGAGAATGACGCACAAGATGGTCTCCTTACCGGAGATGCTGCGGTTTCAGAAAACGTCTTGGTTCAAGAAGTCGCAACCTCACCAGTGGACGGTAGAACACAGAAGTCGGTTTGTGGATTACCAACTGGAAAAATCCTCTCAAATAGTCAATCACAGCAGGTTCAGCCAGGCTCAGGATCTGCTGAAACGGTTACACAGACGACTGTTACCGTTGAATATAAACCAGGGACACCTCAAGATGCGAATACCTCCCCCAAGTCTCAGACAGGACTCCAACAGGACCGAGAAGATGGTCTCCAGGACGTTGCATCTTTGTCCACATGCGACAGCAGTCAACAAACTGTCCTACTGGCTCAGACAGTCAACACAAATCAAGTCGGTGGCGCAGATGCTGTCGACTCTCTGGAGTCCAGCAAAATGTTTGCCCAAAACCAGTGTTGTGAAGCACCTAAATCACCACCtactgagattttggagacaacAACAGAGCCTGAAACATCACCTGGGGTTTGTTCCACAGAGCAGGCTCATTGTGGGTCCAACACTTTAGCAgacgaagaaaaaaatcacagcaATGTGGATGGAGAACTGGAAGATCAAAGTGTACAGTCCTCCAATATCTCAGTTCATCCCATCTTTGACACTGACCATGTCATGTCCCTGCAAGCCGAGCAGGTTGATGAGGCTGAAGCATCACAGCATGTCCACATCACACAGTCACCACTGATTGCTGGGCTCGTTCATTCTACAGATGCTCAGGAGATTGTGGTTGTGCAAGAGGGGGCGCACATCAGTGGGGACTGGACTAACGTTCACCTGAAGCAGAGTTACCTCCTGCAGCGGGAAGACGGAACTGTCTGCGAAGCTGCTATTGTCAACCAGCTAGCTCCTGGGGACGCAAAGCTGTATGATGGAAGTGTCCACGCCGGTTTGGACCTGGACTCTCAGTCTGTGGAAGTGTACCAGTTTTGCAGTCTGGTGGAGGAAGTTGCCGAGGAGACCATATGTGGCAGCAGTAGTGTGCAAGTGCCCCAGTCTCCAGGATATGAGGTGAACTTATTTAATGCTTTACTGGGGAACGCAGAGGAGTATGGCGTGAAAGTGGATTTGGAATCCACACTGGACCCTTCTGTTCAGACCTTTAATGAGAATGTGATACTTTCTCAGCAGATATCTGACCAAACACAACAGGATAGTAATAGTGCTGCAGTTGAGCAGCGTCTTGTGGTCGACCCGGACTCTAGCCATGTCTGTTTAGTTCAAGTCTCTGAATCCTTTACTGTGGATCAGACAGACTTAAGAGCTCAAATTGTGGTAAATTCAGAGGGCTCTGGCAAAGCAGGAGTCAACAAGGACCATGTTCCTCACACAGGTTCCTTAGAACAAGCTGAGGCTGCAGGTTCATCAGCCGTTGACACAAGTGACGTGGCAGACCCAGCATCACAGGGAGCAGATCAGAGTCAGTCAGTTGTATGTGCAATGAAGCAAGAGGCCCAACATTCTGTGGGGTCTAAAGACACTTTGGCTTCATCGGATGCTCTGTCAGACTCTGTTTCTGTCAGTACAGGGACCAAACTAGTCCCCCATTCTTCTGTTACTGTCAACCAAAAGCTCATGCCTCCATCGAGAGGAGTGCCCGCCCTCGAGCAATCACAGTCTGGCACACAGCGGCCCATCGAAGCAGATGGCAACCCCAGTTCTCAAGCTACATCGGTGAGTGCTGTGTGCGATCATGCAACGTATGACGCTACAGCAAAAAGTCTCTTCAGTCCAAGCCTGGATAAACCTCCTGTCCTGGTTCAGAAGGTAGCAGGAGGACCTGGCACAGGTGAAGCATCCAAAGACCACCACCTGCCCACTTCACTACAGCCTAAATTGCCTGACAAGAAAGAGAGTCAATATATGGAGGCCCTTTTGCCAGATGAACCTCCAGAGCAGTCAGAcaatgaggaggaagatgatgacgatgatgaggaTTATGAGGTAGAAATGGATCAGGACGAGACTCTGGAAGACGCTGCCTCAGGACAAGTCAGCAGTCAAGATGAAGACAGTGATGATGAACCAGACAAAAGTGGTACCAGCACTCCAGGCTCGTCTGTCCAG GTTCGTCAATGGATCTCTGAGAGGGTTAAATCCTCAGCCATCCGTCCGTCCTCTTCGGCATCAGCTATATCCTCTACAGACTGGTCCACGCCAATACGAGAAAAGTCCTCTCCTTTACGGGGTCTCCATGGCAAGTTcatctctccttcctctcacGACCAATCCACTCCCCAGAGACCGAGAGGGGAGCGACACACTGACATGGCAGAGCTTGCTAAACAT GAAGCGGAAATCGAACATCGGACACAGGCATTGAAGAGAGAAGGGTTCTGGTCCACGAAACGTCTCACCCGCTTACCTGAACCTCAACGTCCCAAAGTCCAGTGGGATTACCTATGTGAGGAGATGCAGTGGCTGTCGGCAGACTTCGCTCAGGAGCGCCGCTGGAAGCGGGGTGTGGCTCGCAAG GTGGTCCGTATGGTGATGCGGCACCATGAAGAACTTCGCCAGAAGGAGGAAAAAGCAAAACGAGATGAGCATGCTAAGATCAGGAGAGTTGCCTCTTCTATTGCCAAAGAAGTGCGGGCATTCTGGAGCAGTGTAGAGAAG GTGGTTCAGTACAAGCAGCAGTCCAGActtgaggagaagaggaagaaggctCTTGACCTTCAGCTGGACTTTATAGTGGGTCAGACAGAGAAATACTCTGACCTACTGAGCAAATCCCTTGCACCCACTCGACCGGTTGAAGCTGCTCCTGGGTTGGGTCAAACCCCTACCTCTGGCCCTGCTGAAGAGGATG ACAGAGACTTTGAGCCTTTaggcgaggaggaggatgatgaggagacaattgaggtggaggagcagcaggagggaaaTGACGCTGAGAGTCGTCGCAAAGAGATTGAACTGTTGAAGGAGGAAGGTCTGCTGCCTCTGGATCAACTGATCAGCACCCTCAAACTGCCGCAG GAGGCTGACAAAGAGGAGTGTTCAGATGGAAGTTCTTCAtctgtggaggaagatgatgaattCACTGCCAATGAGGAGGATG ctgaggatgaggaggacacAATCGCTGCTCAGGAAAAGGTTGAAGGAAATGTGGATCACACAGAAGAACTGGGAGACTTGGCCAGAGAGG GTGACATGAGCATTGAAGAACTTTTGGAGAAGTACAAAGGAGCATACACATCTGACTATGAGGCTCCGTCTCCGTCTGCGTCTAAAGAAACTTCAGATTCAGAGTTTTCTGCagacgaggaagaggaagagacagaGGATGAGGAGAGCGATGAGGAGAGCAACTCCGCCACTTCAG AGTCCTGTGATGAGAGTGCTGAAGAGGACCAGACTGACAAGGAAGAGAGTGAAGACGACCATGGAGATGAAGGGATGGAGGTCCTATTGAAGGAGGGAGACCAAAGTCCTCCATTGTCCACCTCTAGACCAAAGAAGGAGATCAGCCACATTGCAGCCACGGCAGAGAGTTTGCAACCCAAGGGGTACACGCTGGCCACCACCAAG GTTAAGACACCCATCCCCTACTTACTCCATGGCACATTGAGAGAGTACCAGCACATCGGCCTGGATTGGCTGGTCACCATGTTTGAAAAGAAACTGAATGGAATCCTGGCTGATGAGATGGGTCTGGGCAAAACCATCCAGACTATTGCAGTGCTGGCCCACCTGGCATGTGAGAAAG gCAACTGGGGGCCACATCTGATCATTGTTCCCACCAGTGTCATGCTCAACTGGGAGATGGAGTTGAAGCGCTGGTGTCCAGGGTTTAAGATCCTCACCTACTATGGTAGTCAGAAGGAAAGGAAGCTCAAAAGACAG GGTTGGACCAAGCCGAACGCCTTCCATGTCTGCATTACGTCCTATAAGCTGGTTCTGCAGGATCACCAGGCATTTCGGCGGAAGTCTTGGCGCTACCTCATCTTAGATGAGGCACAAAACATCAAGAACTTCAAGTCTCAGCGTTGGCAGAGTCTGCTCAATTTCAACAG CCATCGACGCCTGCTGCTGACAGGAACACCGCTCCAAAACAGTCTGATGGAACTGTGGTCCCTGATGCATTTCCTGATGCCGCACGTCTTCCAGTCACATCGTGAGTTCAAGGAATGGTTCTCCAACCCACTGACGGGGATGATCGAAGGCAGCCAGGAGTACAATGAAGGTCTGGTCAAGAGACTACACAAGGTCctcagaccatttctgctgaggAGGATCAAAGCAGATGTGGAGAAGCAGATGCCGAAGAAATACGAACATGTTGTCCGCTGCCGCCTCTCGAAAAGACAGAGATTCCTTTATGACGACTTCATGGCCCAAGCATC AACTCGAGAGACCCTTGCCAGTGGTCACTTCATGTCTGTTATCAACATCCTCATGCAGCTGCGTAAAGTCTGCAACCATCCCAATCTGTTTGATCCTCGGCCGATCCAGTCCCCCTTTATCACCAAGCCCATTGTTTTCCACACTGCTTCACTGGTGTTGGATGCCCTTGATGTCCCCCCTCTGAAG CGCTGTGACCTGTCTATGTTCCACCTCATTGGAATGGAGGCCACTGTCTCCAGATACCAGGCTGACGTCTTTGTGCCTCGGCACAAGGTTGAACGAAAGCTTATCCAGGAAATTATGGAGGCACCTGAACCCCCTCCAAGACCCAAACCAGTGCGCATGAAAGTCAACAG GATGCTCCAGCCACCTCCCAAACCTGACACTCGACCTGTACTGCTCATGAACAAGCCCACCTGCTCTGTGCAGCCTGCCTCACAGACTCCCACACCGGTTAGCTCCGAAGCGCCATCAACTCCTACTCCAGTCGTTCAACAAG TGGTGTGCACCGTAGCCagcacacctcctcctcctcgccctccttctgctcctcagaCTGCTGTCAGGTCCAGCTTTCCCAAGCCGGTGCTGACAGTCCGACCTCCCATTTCTCCATGTGTTACTGGGGTCCCTGCACACCCAAGTCCGAACCCCAGCATGCCCCAGAGAGTTCTGCTGAGTCCAGACATGCAGGCCCGGCTTCCAT CCGGCGAGGTGGTTAGCATTGCTCAGCTGGCGTCTCTGGCAGGGCGACCTGTATCATCGTGTCAAGGCAGCAAACCAGTCACCTTCCAGCTCCAGGGGAACAAACTGACTCTCTCCGGAGCTCAAATCCACCAAGTTCCTGTAGCTCCTCCAAGACCTGTGCAGG GGAATGTGATGCACATTGTGTCCAGTGGGGGGCAGCACCACCTCATCAGTCAGCCTGCCCAGCTGACTGTCCAGACCACCAACGCTCATCCTGCTACACCATCCACTCCTGCCCCAAGTCGCCTGCCTCTAAGCGCCTCTCAAg TTCCCGCATCTGTGGTCAGCAGCCCCGGTGTGGTCAAGATCGTTGTTCGTCAGTCAACAGGCAAGGAAGGCGGGCCTGTTCCCTCAATGGCCGTGGCCCCTTCCCCTCGTGTGGCCCCTCAACCCTCTCGTCCCCTTCACCCAAACACCACCCCTGTCAGACACACGGCAACACTACAGATAACCCCACGCACACCTGGTCCTGCTACTGCCCACTACACCATAGCTCCTCCCCGAGTCCCTAGTACCACCCCGAACCAGCCCCACGCACCTCGACCTATCCTCAAAGTAGTTCAACCTCCTATCCTAAGTGCAGACCAGCCAG ctccaaCACCACCAATTCCATCTTCTGTGAGTAAATCAGTGCCACTTAGTGACAGCAAGAGCAGCCAAATACCTATAACCAGCAAGTCCCGTCCAGCTCTGAAAGCTCCCCCACCTACTCCAAGAAAAGTGCCTCgcctgcctcctcgctcaccgTTTCACATG TCATGGTTAGAGAATGTTCACAAGCAGCAGCACAACAGCAAACTGGACTTGCTTGCTCGAATAAATATGGAGCGCTGCTCCGCGTCACCCATCTATGGAAAAGAGGTGTTGGATTTCCTCACTTTCCTCAATGGTCCATGCCCCTCCCCGGCTGCAAGCAAAGGTGAGGGTGACTGGATGCGTTCTGGTCACAGCAGCTCCCTGTACTCTCAGTGGAGTCACAGACAGGACTTCTGGTGTCAGAGTGACGCTGTTAGAGGGGCCATCCATGGAATTGAGGAGAGACTGGAGCTTCTGACTGACATTGTCGACAG GTTCACCTTTGTGATACCTCCTGTGGAGGCTCCTCCCATCTCACTGCACTGCTGCCATCCTCCTCCGTCTTTAAGCCACCAGCAAACtatcttctcctccatgttgaCTAGTCAAGTTTCTCCGCTGGCTCGTAGCCTTCACAGAATTCAGTGCAACACCAGAACCCAGTTCCCAGACCTCCGGCTCATCCAGTATGACTGTG GAAAACTACAGACGCTTCACACTCTGCTGAGGAAGCTAAAGACCGGAGGCCATCGTGTGCTGATCTTCACCCAGATGACTCGGATGCTGGATGTGCTAGAGCAATTCCTCAACTACCATGGACACATCTACCTCCGCTTAGACGGCAGCACGCGCGTGGAACAGCGGCAG GCGTTGATGGAGCGCTTCAATGCCGATCGGAGGATTTTCTGCTTCATTCTGTCCACCCGCAGTGGAGGAGTTGGAGTCAACCTGACTGGTGCTGACACAGTGGTCTTCTACGACAGTGACTGGAATCCAACCATGGATGCACAGGCACAGGACAGGTGTCACCGTATTGGCCAAACCAGGGATGTCCACATCTACAG GTTGATAAGTGAGCGTACAGTTGAGGAGAACATTCTGAAGAAGGCCAACCAGAAGAGGATGCTGGGAGATATGGCCATTGAGGGAGGAAACTTCACCACTGCGTTTTTCAAAGAG CAAACCATCCGAGAGCTTTTTGATGTGAACGACAGCGAGAAGAGAGAGGCAGCCGTTGACCTGGCTGTGTCGAAccaagatgaggaggagaccaCCAACAAACAGAACACCACAATTTTGGAGCAG GCTCTGTGTCGggctgaggatgaggaggacatCGTAGCCGCCTCTCAAGCCAAAGCTGAACAGGTtgcagagttggctgagttcaaCGAGAACATTCCATTGGACGATGGCGGAGAccaagaggaggtggaggaactGTCCAAGGCAGAGCAAGAAATCGCTGCTCTCGTAGAGCAG CTGACACCCATCGAGCGCTATGCCATGAATTTCCTGGAGGCCTCGTTAGAAGACGTGTGCAAGGAGGAACTGAAACAAGCTGAG GAACAAGTGGAGGCTGCCAGAAAGGGTCTGGACCAGGCCAAGGAGGAGGGTCTCAAAGTTAACGCTCCATCAgacgaggacgaggacgacTTTGCTTCTTCTGCATCTGTGGAACCTTCCCCACCAGCTCCGGCTCATCGTGGCCGCAAACCCAAAGACAAGACCGTGACGTCCACACGAACAAGTGGGCGGCTGCGTGGGGCCTCGCCTGAGCCCGAGCCACAATCCCTGACACCTAAAGAAGTGCCTGAAAGGCAGCGTGTAGGTCTGAGGGGACGGGGGGCTGCTAGAGATGCTGGATCCTCAACACCGTCCCGGTCCGACCCACCGAAACCCTCTCACACCAAATCTTTAAAAGCTTTGTCTCCTGTCAGAGACCTGACTAGTGTCAAGACCAGGACTACACAATCCCCCCAAGCAAGTCAAGTGCCTTCACCGCCAACAGCCTCCACCATGACAGGAAAACCTGCCGTAGACCCGGAGAACAAGAATGATAGAGgtagcagagaggaggaggctcAGAAGGAAACAAGGGTGTCAGAGTCTTCACTGGAATCAAGTGTGGACCCTGTGGCGAAAGACCGTGACACCAAAGACCAAAGCTCCGTGTCCTTGCCGTCCACCAGCTCCCGCTCACCTCGCAAGCGCCAGTCAGCAGATGAGGAGGTCCTTCGAGGTCTAGTTGACGACTCACCATCTGCCAAAGTCCTGCGAAAGCTCCCGGGTCGTCTGGTGACGGTGGTAGAGGAGAAGGAgccgaagaggaggaggagacgaggGAGCGGTACTGCAGGGGGAACTTCCTCTGAGGACGCTGCTGCAGAGGACGAGATAAACAAAAGTCAAAGTGCTAGGGTTGTTAAACCGCCTCAGGAGCAGGACTCCACCCCAAGTCCTCCTTTGCAGCCAGTCCGAACTTATCCTCCATACTCGCCGCCTCATCTCTCCCCCGACATGCCGGTGCTGAGGAACCTGCCCGTGCGTCGCAGGTTAGAGACGGAGTCTCGCATGGCTGCACAACTGGCGGAATTGCAGCGAGGAAAAGGCGGGGCAAAGAAGCCCGAGCCAGCTTCTGCCTCAGATTCCAATTCTCTCAGCACTCCTCCAAAAAGGAAGAGGGGAAGGCCTGTGAAGTCCCCGTCTGAGCCCACCATCCCTGTCTGTCGGTCACCTCAGCCCACTCCCCCCAGTGACAAAGAAAGCCCTCCTCTGTCCCCAAAACGCAAGCGAGGCCGTCAACCCATAACCTCTCCTGAACCCGGTGGTGTCGAGGTAAAGTCTGAGAAAGAAGCAGCTAAGGCTGCTGTACAGGCAGTTCTGCCCTCCAGCCAGGCACAGTCACCTGATGCCAATTCCACCAATCCAAACTCTAGTAACGCTAAATCAGCCGACTTAACCACTAATGACCAAAGTTCTGTCCTTGTCTCAGATGCTGTCTCAGAACCTCGTGATGCGTTTGTGTCATCCGCCTCCACCCCCACTGTTACTGGTGAAGTGACACCCGTTGTCTCACCCAGTGATTCTTTAAAAGTGCCACCTGAACCAAACATGGCGGTATCAGAACCAGGTATCCAATTATGTTCATTAACCCCAGAGTCCACTGACACTCCTTTTGGACCAGACTCACCAACACTGAACTCAACAGTCTCCACCACACCCCTCTCAGCACCGGCCCTGTCCATGCCGACTCTTGCTACACTGCCCTCACCACCTGGCGcagcaacaaaagaaaacaatagcCAGCAGAGCACCTCCATCACTCCGTCAACATCTGATGCTCTGAAAGACCCTGCAGCTTCTGCCCCTGCACCCACGACTACTCTGGATGCAAATCTCACAAAGCCCAGTGTCACCTCCTCACCTACTCCAGCTGGTGCTTCGGTCCCTCAAGAAACTTCCCCTCCAGGCCTGGCGCCACCCACGGTCCCTGCTCCACTGGAAGCCCCTGTTCAGAAAGCTCCTTCAGGCAACACACCAAAGTCATCAGCAAACGGTTTAACGCTAGAACTCAGCAactcagcagtgacagctgaaGAGTctcctgttgccatggtgaccagtATGGAGTCCATGACAGGACTCaagtcttctcctccttcaagTATTAAAGGAGAGTGTCCTGCTCAGGAAATGATGCTGAAGGACCATCCCTGTAAGAGTCACCCAGATCAGGTGACCCACAGTGATGCTAAGGTCGCGGAGGCCAAAGGTAGTAGAAGGAAGGAGCGTGACAGCAAAGAGGAAGAGTCTCTGTCCAAAAGGAGGAAGCTGGAATGTTCCTCCGAGGCCAAAGACCCCGAGCAAAGTCAAATGAAAGCGCAAGAGGCTCCAGCCACTGAAGAACCTAAATCAATGGTCCAGAGACGATCTCTAAGCAGGCAGAGCAGTCAGGAATCCACTCGCTCGTCCTCGccttcctccagctgctccaacgCTACACTCACTCGCTATGCCCACCACAAGAGGACGTACGAGAACAGACATCCCACCAAGAGGAGGCGTGCTGATGTCACAGCCGATTCTGAGGctaaagaggaggagagagacgaAGAGGAGCCCGCCTCCACTCACAGAAGCCGCTCCAGGTCTTCATCCACCGACTCATCGGACTGCGACGGCAAGAAGGACCCCCGGCTGACCCGCTCAGCCAACCGCAGGCTTCAAGACCAGGAGAAGGAAAAGGGCAGTGGTCGTCCTGGGAAAAAACCAGCACAGTGTTCTCGTAGAACTGCGTCCAATAACACCTCCACTGAATCTGGGAGCGACACGCCTTCCGTTCGTAACACCCGGAGGTCTCAGGACTTTAAACCACAGACCAACAGTGCGCCGCCGCTTGCTCCAGAGCCTGAGGTTCGGGGGAAGAGGTGTTCAGCGCTTAATGCAGCAGCAAAACTTCTTGCAATGAAAGGAAGAGTGGACACACCAGGTCACACTCCACGTAAAGACTCTGTCAAAACAAGCGGGTCGCCCCCAGCTGTTTCCACAGACCCAGGTCAAAATGCCAAATTGAAGAGTCCGCCGACCTCCCCCCAGACCAACTCTGTCACTGTCACGAACAACAAAAGTGCTCAGCACAGCAAGGGGTCCCCGCCCAGTCAAACAAGCCGCTCCACTGCACGCTCTACTCGACAGTGTCCTGGCTCTCTGGTACCACCTCTAGAACTGGAACACAAAAGGTCCAAGTCAGAGGGAAAGGGCAGAGGGAGCCACAAGTCGCCAAGAAGCAAGGAGAGCGAGGGTGAGGCGCGATCCTCGTCTCGGGCCCACAGTGCCTGCAGCAGCATTAGCAGCGACGGAGAGGGCGGCGAACGCAGCAGCCGAAGTCGCAGCagtagcaacagcagcagccggCGGACTCGCAGCATCAGCTCGCAAAacacggagcacagagagtcgCGCT